In Aptenodytes patagonicus chromosome 22, bAptPat1.pri.cur, whole genome shotgun sequence, one DNA window encodes the following:
- the HMGA1 gene encoding high mobility group protein HMG-I/HMG-Y isoform X4, with the protein MSESGAKSSQPLASKGEKDVSEKRGRGRPRKKPQEPSEAPTPKRPRGRPKGSKNKATPKGRKAAVTPGRKPRGRPKKSQDEEEVNISQESSEEEQ; encoded by the exons ATGAGCGAATCCGGTGCCAAATCCAGCCAGCCCCTGGCCTCCAAGGGGGAGAAGGACGTGTCGGAGaagaggggccgggggcggcccaGGAAGAAGCCGCAG GAGCCCAGCGAGGCCCCGACCCCCAAGAGACCCCGCGGACGGCCGAAGGGCAGTAAAAACAAGGCCACCCCGAAAGGCAGG aaaGCTGCAGTCACGCCAGGGAGAAAACCTCGAGGCCGACCGAAAAAATCG caggacgaggaggaggTGAACATTTCCCAGGAATCATCCGAGGAGGAGCAGTGA
- the HMGA1 gene encoding high mobility group protein HMG-I/HMG-Y isoform X3, protein MSESGAKSSQPLASKGEKDVSEKRGRGRPRKKPQEPSEAPTPKRPRGRPKGSKNKATPKGRKAAVTPGRKPRGRPKKSQQDEEEVNISQESSEEEQ, encoded by the exons ATGAGCGAATCCGGTGCCAAATCCAGCCAGCCCCTGGCCTCCAAGGGGGAGAAGGACGTGTCGGAGaagaggggccgggggcggcccaGGAAGAAGCCGCAG GAGCCCAGCGAGGCCCCGACCCCCAAGAGACCCCGCGGACGGCCGAAGGGCAGTAAAAACAAGGCCACCCCGAAAGGCAGG aaaGCTGCAGTCACGCCAGGGAGAAAACCTCGAGGCCGACCGAAAAAATCG cagcaggacgaggaggaggTGAACATTTCCCAGGAATCATCCGAGGAGGAGCAGTGA
- the SMIM29 gene encoding small integral membrane protein 29 → MSNATAPTAPGAAGDSLVGYVLGPFLLVTLLGAILAAVMYVQKKRRFDRLRHRLLPMYSYDPAEELQESEQELLVEAEDARVVTGWGRPSPHRPLRGDWKA, encoded by the exons ATGAGCAACGCCACGGCCCCCacggccccgggcgcggcgggcgACTCGCTGGTGGGCTACGTCCTAGGACCCTTCCTCCTCGTCACCCTCCTCGGTGCCATCCTGGCCGCG GTGATGTACGTTCAGAAGAAGCGGAG GTTTGACCGCCTGCGCCACCGGCTGCTGCCCATGTACAGCTACGACCCGGCCGAGGAGCTGCAGGAGtccgagcaggagctgctggtggaGGCGGAGGATGCCCGG GTGGTGACCGGCTGGGGGAGGCCCTCGCCCCATCGGCCCCTGCGCGGGGACTGGAAGGCCTGA
- the HMGA1 gene encoding high mobility group protein HMG-I/HMG-Y isoform X2, translated as MSESGAKSSQPLASKGEKDVSEKRGRGRPRKKPQQEPSEAPTPKRPRGRPKGSKNKATPKGRKAAVTPGRKPRGRPKKSQDEEEVNISQESSEEEQ; from the exons ATGAGCGAATCCGGTGCCAAATCCAGCCAGCCCCTGGCCTCCAAGGGGGAGAAGGACGTGTCGGAGaagaggggccgggggcggcccaGGAAGAAGCCGCAG CAGGAGCCCAGCGAGGCCCCGACCCCCAAGAGACCCCGCGGACGGCCGAAGGGCAGTAAAAACAAGGCCACCCCGAAAGGCAGG aaaGCTGCAGTCACGCCAGGGAGAAAACCTCGAGGCCGACCGAAAAAATCG caggacgaggaggaggTGAACATTTCCCAGGAATCATCCGAGGAGGAGCAGTGA
- the HMGA1 gene encoding high mobility group protein HMG-I/HMG-Y isoform X1, whose amino-acid sequence MSESGAKSSQPLASKGEKDVSEKRGRGRPRKKPQQEPSEAPTPKRPRGRPKGSKNKATPKGRKAAVTPGRKPRGRPKKSQQDEEEVNISQESSEEEQ is encoded by the exons ATGAGCGAATCCGGTGCCAAATCCAGCCAGCCCCTGGCCTCCAAGGGGGAGAAGGACGTGTCGGAGaagaggggccgggggcggcccaGGAAGAAGCCGCAG CAGGAGCCCAGCGAGGCCCCGACCCCCAAGAGACCCCGCGGACGGCCGAAGGGCAGTAAAAACAAGGCCACCCCGAAAGGCAGG aaaGCTGCAGTCACGCCAGGGAGAAAACCTCGAGGCCGACCGAAAAAATCG cagcaggacgaggaggaggTGAACATTTCCCAGGAATCATCCGAGGAGGAGCAGTGA